A single Crateriforma conspicua DNA region contains:
- the gltA gene encoding NADPH-dependent glutamate synthase — protein MAEPLPPKERVKIPRQAMPEQDADARARNFDEVNLGLEVVAAQCEAQRCLTCADPKCVKGCPVGVKVRDFVELVLAGDFLGAASKIREDNVLPAVTGRVCPQENQCEGACIMGKRFDSLAIGNLERFVADYERESGQVALPQRAPLTGKKVAIVGSGPAGLSCAGDLCLRGHDVTVFEALHEIGGVLLYGIPEFRLPKDIVRQEIDNMRAMGIEFQTNVVVGKTVTIDELMQEEGFDAVFVATGAGLPRFLDIPGEHLGGVYSANEFLTRVNLMKAYDSSHYDSPIYQCRDRHVAVIGGGNTAMDSVRSAMRLGAGKASIIYRRSMDEMPARQEEVHHAQDEGVQFLDLHNPVEFIGDEQGILKSVRLVKMALGEPDESGRRRPVAIEGSEFEMPLDVAIVAVGTGANPLVQSTTPDMKTNRWGYIQADEESLRTSKVGVFAGGDIVSGAATVILAMGAGRTAASSIDEYLQTGVWETDSAAAES, from the coding sequence ATGGCTGAACCACTGCCGCCCAAAGAGCGAGTCAAGATTCCTCGACAGGCGATGCCGGAACAAGATGCCGACGCACGGGCACGCAACTTCGACGAAGTCAATTTGGGATTGGAAGTGGTGGCGGCCCAATGCGAAGCGCAACGCTGCTTGACCTGTGCCGATCCCAAGTGTGTCAAAGGATGCCCGGTCGGTGTGAAGGTTCGTGATTTTGTCGAATTGGTGTTGGCCGGTGATTTTCTGGGGGCCGCGTCAAAGATCCGCGAAGACAATGTTTTGCCCGCGGTGACCGGACGCGTTTGCCCGCAAGAAAACCAGTGTGAAGGCGCTTGCATCATGGGCAAGCGATTTGATTCCCTGGCGATTGGTAACCTGGAACGCTTCGTCGCGGATTACGAGCGCGAATCTGGTCAGGTCGCTTTGCCCCAACGTGCACCGTTGACCGGAAAGAAGGTGGCAATCGTCGGCAGCGGACCGGCGGGGCTAAGTTGTGCCGGCGACCTGTGTTTGCGCGGACACGACGTCACGGTGTTCGAAGCATTGCACGAAATCGGCGGGGTGCTGCTGTATGGCATTCCCGAGTTTCGATTGCCCAAGGACATTGTGCGTCAAGAAATTGACAACATGAGAGCCATGGGCATTGAGTTTCAAACCAATGTCGTTGTGGGCAAAACCGTCACGATCGACGAACTGATGCAGGAAGAAGGGTTCGATGCCGTCTTCGTTGCCACCGGTGCCGGCTTGCCTCGATTTCTGGACATACCCGGCGAACACTTGGGCGGCGTTTATTCGGCGAACGAGTTTTTGACACGCGTGAATCTGATGAAGGCCTACGATTCATCGCACTATGATTCGCCGATCTATCAATGTCGTGATCGGCACGTCGCGGTGATAGGTGGCGGCAACACGGCGATGGACTCGGTGCGGTCGGCGATGCGATTGGGCGCGGGGAAAGCGTCGATCATCTATCGCCGCAGCATGGATGAAATGCCCGCACGTCAAGAAGAGGTGCATCATGCACAGGATGAAGGCGTGCAGTTTTTGGATCTGCACAATCCGGTGGAATTCATCGGCGACGAACAGGGCATCTTGAAATCTGTGCGTCTGGTGAAGATGGCGTTGGGGGAACCCGATGAATCGGGCCGACGCCGTCCAGTGGCGATCGAAGGCAGCGAGTTTGAAATGCCGCTGGATGTTGCGATCGTGGCCGTTGGAACCGGGGCGAATCCATTGGTTCAATCCACCACGCCCGACATGAAAACCAATCGTTGGGGGTACATTCAAGCCGACGAGGAATCTTTACGGACCAGCAAGGTGGGCGTCTTCGCGGGTGGAGACATTGTCAGCGGCGCGGCCACTGTTATTTTGGCCATGGGGGCAGGACGCACCGCGGCCAGTTCCATTGACGAATATCTGCAGACGGGAGTATGGGAGACGGATTCGGCGGCGGCCGAGTCGTGA
- a CDS encoding non-ribosomal peptide synthetase yields MTRSIPDGMDMAGLTADEKRELLKRILQKRRASSSSFAMSAQQRGIWHAYQRDPESSAYNVFLPARIRSPLDADALRRAMQLLVDRHPALRTTFQESNGQLRQTVQPAMSPGFVLCPAKGQDDSWVRRRILTDVAKPFDLANGPLLRLTVFDRTPEDQIVLATAHHIVTDFWSLVLLMNELRTIYPAILHGRDPDLPPAAANYGDFVREQETLLQSDQVNRLHEYWATQCHEADHVLDWPLDRRRPDRFTGQADVIPMHLDETLTRRLRDLAVGCGATINAVLLTAIAVLIYRYTAQSHFLLGSPFSGRSQRKYEKTVGLFSGVLPIRADVDHASTFDDLVRATAQRMVAAMEHEAYPLSEIVRDAAPIRDVSRSPLMQVLCTFENSQDRSESGRAKFLMPQHGQVDVRHDVGGMLQEAFSVDHPTCHYDLEFAFESSGKTIDGMLCFCRDLFDRASMQQMEINFRSLLDQLVTQPRVRLLQALADASAESDDIGIFGDIDVQTPQSILQGFEQTCAQFPDRIAITSDNGSWSYGKLDSISRSIAKGLANQGVGRGAVVPIVCRSNAAVVPAVLGVLRSGAAVCPLDASMASVSADDLVGQTGCRLAIVDAPGRQYFEQALGRVEQLEVWDLEEAISTTESSGDRLPAIAGDDLAYVIYTSGSTSGPKGVQVSHRAIGNTLAWRRAAVPLSADDAVLAWMSVQFDAGFGVMMATLDQGSRLVWQSSALDLASVVQAVDRDRVTVLPGTPGMVAAVLDRLDMAHCQIRQVWSGGEDLTDDLVQQVAKIPDAELWNFYGPTETAVEATAYRVDFQADVRRPIPIGRPVANSRVVVVDEAGQGVPDGIPGQIVIVGPGLADGYLDDDALTDQRFVCWSMNRVHQQGPDQSTDTTRAYLTGDRGWINAQGQLMFLGRIDDQAKLRGYRVDLSEVQRAYQQMDAVQDAAACIVGTGSEARLHIFVVTESASDLVGNAERLAKYKRPDQVHCIATIPRTSGGKINRRRLKQIALESTERSEISCIEPEGPLESYLAEQWADVLQTDSVSTSENFFDLGGSSLLAATLTSRLSDELGVRVPPALVFDLADIRTMSERLLDLYPSQLEARFGVDVFRKNTAANGRDQAGVGSDPLIAAWKPSGNRTPLFLVHPPGGIVVCYRDLASAVHPDQPLYAVRSRGLHGDERLPATVVEMADEYAAAIDRTCPDGMVSVGGWSLGGIFAVELTRQLMRRGRRVQRLWLFDTTLDAAASDPSASSNSPAQIGREYGLDMTLQDLSELAPEEQLPFLWDHAKKLGVLRDDAPEGVVRQTLQDLQRLFHHHVQLASGYVMDPIDVPVTLVRPRDVPVKSVGPEDRGWSAWTDSLDVLWVPGHHHSMLSMPHVATWAANDLGCQ; encoded by the coding sequence GTGACCCGATCGATACCCGATGGAATGGACATGGCGGGTTTGACCGCTGATGAAAAACGCGAACTTCTGAAGCGGATTCTGCAAAAACGGCGTGCTTCGAGTTCGTCGTTCGCAATGTCTGCACAGCAACGCGGCATCTGGCATGCTTATCAGCGTGACCCCGAATCGTCGGCGTACAACGTGTTCTTGCCCGCCCGGATTCGTTCGCCTTTGGATGCGGATGCACTTCGACGGGCGATGCAATTGCTGGTGGATCGTCATCCGGCACTGCGAACCACTTTTCAGGAATCCAACGGACAGTTGCGGCAAACGGTGCAGCCGGCGATGTCACCGGGTTTTGTGTTATGCCCGGCCAAAGGACAGGACGACTCTTGGGTCCGTCGACGAATTCTCACCGACGTAGCGAAGCCATTCGATTTGGCCAATGGACCGCTCTTGCGACTGACGGTGTTTGATCGAACGCCCGAAGACCAAATCGTCTTGGCAACGGCGCATCACATTGTCACGGATTTCTGGTCGCTCGTTCTGTTGATGAACGAATTGCGGACAATCTATCCCGCAATCTTGCACGGCCGGGATCCCGATCTGCCACCGGCAGCGGCCAACTACGGCGACTTTGTTCGCGAGCAAGAGACGCTCTTGCAATCGGATCAGGTCAACCGGCTACACGAATACTGGGCAACGCAGTGTCATGAAGCCGATCACGTGTTGGATTGGCCATTGGATCGTCGGCGTCCGGATCGATTCACCGGACAAGCCGACGTCATTCCAATGCACCTGGATGAAACACTGACACGCCGCTTGCGTGACTTGGCGGTAGGGTGTGGCGCTACGATCAACGCCGTGTTGCTGACGGCGATTGCTGTTTTGATTTATCGATACACCGCCCAAAGTCACTTCTTGCTGGGCAGCCCATTTTCGGGAAGAAGCCAACGCAAATATGAGAAAACCGTCGGCTTGTTCAGCGGTGTTTTGCCGATTCGTGCGGATGTCGATCATGCGTCGACATTCGATGATCTGGTGCGTGCGACGGCACAGCGAATGGTTGCGGCAATGGAACATGAAGCCTATCCGCTATCGGAGATCGTTCGTGACGCGGCACCAATTCGCGATGTCAGTCGATCGCCACTGATGCAAGTGCTTTGCACCTTCGAAAACTCACAAGACCGAAGCGAATCAGGTCGCGCCAAGTTTTTGATGCCTCAGCACGGCCAAGTCGATGTGCGGCACGACGTCGGTGGTATGTTGCAGGAAGCGTTTTCGGTGGACCATCCGACGTGTCATTATGATCTGGAATTCGCGTTTGAATCATCCGGCAAAACGATCGACGGCATGCTTTGTTTTTGTCGTGATTTGTTTGACCGGGCAAGCATGCAGCAAATGGAGATCAATTTTCGAAGTCTGCTGGATCAATTGGTGACGCAGCCCCGGGTGCGACTGTTGCAGGCTCTTGCGGATGCATCGGCGGAATCGGACGACATTGGGATCTTTGGCGACATTGACGTCCAAACGCCTCAGTCGATCCTTCAAGGTTTCGAACAAACATGTGCACAGTTTCCTGATCGAATTGCCATCACATCGGACAACGGTTCATGGTCCTACGGCAAACTGGATTCGATCAGCCGGTCGATCGCGAAAGGTTTGGCCAACCAGGGTGTGGGCCGCGGTGCTGTTGTTCCGATCGTTTGTCGGTCGAACGCGGCGGTGGTGCCGGCGGTGCTTGGCGTTCTGCGTAGCGGGGCTGCGGTGTGCCCATTGGATGCATCGATGGCATCGGTTTCCGCCGATGACCTGGTTGGCCAGACTGGGTGTCGACTGGCGATCGTGGATGCACCGGGGCGTCAATACTTTGAACAGGCTTTGGGACGCGTGGAGCAGTTGGAAGTCTGGGACTTGGAAGAAGCGATCTCGACGACTGAATCGTCTGGCGATCGCTTGCCCGCAATCGCCGGCGACGACTTGGCTTATGTGATTTACACGTCGGGTTCCACGTCAGGGCCGAAAGGTGTGCAGGTCAGTCATCGGGCGATCGGCAATACACTGGCGTGGCGACGCGCGGCGGTGCCGCTGTCCGCCGATGACGCGGTGCTTGCGTGGATGTCGGTCCAATTCGATGCCGGGTTTGGCGTCATGATGGCAACGTTGGACCAAGGATCACGTTTGGTTTGGCAATCGTCCGCTTTGGACTTGGCATCTGTGGTGCAGGCGGTCGATCGTGACCGGGTGACCGTGTTACCGGGGACTCCGGGAATGGTCGCCGCAGTGTTGGATCGTTTGGATATGGCCCATTGCCAGATCCGACAGGTTTGGTCGGGCGGCGAGGATTTGACGGACGACTTGGTACAGCAAGTCGCAAAGATTCCCGATGCCGAACTTTGGAATTTCTACGGTCCCACCGAAACGGCTGTGGAAGCGACGGCCTACCGTGTCGACTTTCAAGCAGATGTTCGGCGTCCCATACCGATCGGGCGTCCAGTCGCCAACAGTCGCGTGGTGGTGGTCGACGAAGCGGGACAGGGCGTTCCCGACGGCATTCCAGGCCAGATCGTCATCGTGGGCCCGGGACTGGCGGACGGTTACTTGGACGACGATGCGTTGACCGATCAGCGATTCGTCTGTTGGTCAATGAACCGTGTTCATCAGCAAGGGCCGGATCAATCGACCGATACCACACGGGCGTATTTGACCGGCGATCGAGGCTGGATCAACGCGCAGGGGCAATTGATGTTTTTGGGGCGTATCGATGATCAAGCCAAGCTTCGCGGTTATCGGGTCGATTTGTCGGAAGTGCAGCGAGCGTACCAGCAGATGGACGCCGTCCAGGATGCCGCCGCATGCATTGTCGGAACCGGCAGCGAGGCTCGTTTGCACATCTTTGTGGTGACTGAATCGGCTTCCGACTTGGTCGGAAACGCGGAACGTTTGGCAAAGTACAAACGTCCCGACCAAGTGCACTGCATCGCGACGATTCCTAGGACGTCGGGTGGCAAGATTAATCGTCGGCGATTGAAACAGATCGCGTTGGAGTCAACGGAACGATCCGAAATCAGTTGCATTGAACCGGAAGGACCGCTGGAGTCTTACCTGGCCGAACAATGGGCGGACGTGCTGCAAACCGATTCCGTAAGCACGTCAGAGAACTTCTTTGATCTTGGCGGTAGTTCTCTGTTGGCTGCGACGCTGACCTCGCGACTTAGCGATGAACTTGGCGTCCGCGTTCCGCCCGCGTTGGTGTTTGATCTTGCCGACATTCGGACGATGAGCGAACGACTGCTTGACCTTTATCCGAGCCAACTGGAGGCAAGGTTTGGCGTCGATGTTTTTCGAAAAAACACGGCAGCGAACGGTCGTGATCAAGCCGGCGTTGGTTCCGATCCATTGATTGCCGCTTGGAAACCTAGCGGCAACCGAACCCCCTTGTTCCTAGTCCACCCGCCGGGTGGAATCGTGGTCTGTTATCGAGACCTGGCATCAGCGGTGCATCCGGACCAGCCACTGTATGCAGTTCGTTCACGGGGACTGCACGGAGATGAGCGTTTGCCGGCGACTGTTGTTGAGATGGCGGATGAGTACGCGGCGGCAATCGATCGGACGTGTCCCGACGGCATGGTTTCGGTCGGTGGATGGTCGTTGGGCGGCATCTTTGCGGTGGAATTGACACGCCAGTTGATGCGGCGGGGAAGACGGGTTCAGCGTCTTTGGTTGTTCGACACCACCTTGGACGCCGCGGCGTCCGATCCATCAGCGAGTTCGAATTCGCCGGCCCAGATTGGTCGTGAATATGGATTGGACATGACGCTGCAAGATCTGAGTGAATTGGCACCAGAGGAACAACTGCCGTTTTTGTGGGATCATGCGAAAAAGCTTGGTGTGTTGCGGGACGATGCACCGGAGGGTGTGGTGCGACAGACCCTGCAAGACCTGCAGCGGCTGTTTCATCATCACGTGCAGTTGGCTTCCGGCTATGTGATGGATCCAATCGATGTGCCCGTCACCCTGGTGCGACCACGGGACGTTCCGGTGAAATCGGTTGGTCCGGAAGACCGCGGATGGTCGGCTTGGACGGATTCACTGGACGTTTTGTGGGTCCCGGGGCATCACCACAGCATGCTTTCGATGCCTCACGTGGCGACTTGGGCGGCCAATGATCTGGGATGTCAGTGA
- a CDS encoding ABC transporter ATP-binding protein translates to MNQTTPDPTDTNIVEIRDVSKHYADGDVKALDDVSLQIAKGEFVSIVGPSGCGKSTLLNMIGILDRPTSGRVYFDGHCVDPSMNLDQLRSEKIGFVFQSFHLVPNLTAIENVQLPMLPGKLAPSARVARAKALLDSVGLSDRLNHRPAQLSNGQRQRVAICRALANGPSLVLADEPTGALDSQGGRAIMDILETICHDSAATLVVVTHDETLAERADRQIRLCDGKIFSN, encoded by the coding sequence TTGAATCAAACAACCCCCGATCCTACTGATACTAACATCGTGGAAATCCGCGACGTCAGCAAGCATTATGCGGATGGTGATGTCAAAGCATTGGATGACGTCAGCCTGCAGATCGCCAAAGGTGAATTTGTTTCGATCGTGGGCCCCAGCGGCTGTGGCAAATCGACCCTGCTGAACATGATCGGAATTTTGGATCGACCCACCTCGGGCCGAGTCTATTTCGATGGCCATTGTGTCGATCCATCGATGAACCTGGACCAATTGCGGTCCGAAAAGATTGGCTTCGTCTTTCAATCGTTTCATTTGGTGCCCAACCTGACCGCCATCGAAAACGTCCAGTTGCCGATGCTGCCGGGTAAACTTGCCCCGTCGGCCCGCGTCGCCCGCGCAAAAGCCCTGCTGGATTCGGTCGGATTGTCGGATCGGTTGAATCACCGCCCCGCGCAATTGTCCAACGGCCAACGTCAACGTGTGGCCATCTGCCGTGCTTTGGCCAACGGCCCAAGTTTGGTCCTGGCCGATGAACCGACAGGCGCCCTGGATTCACAGGGGGGGCGCGCGATCATGGACATCTTGGAAACGATCTGCCACGATTCAGCCGCCACCCTTGTAGTGGTCACTCATGACGAAACTTTGGCCGAGCGAGCCGATCGACAAATCCGACTGTGTGACGGGAAAATCTTCAGCAACTAG
- a CDS encoding sporulation protein, whose protein sequence is MAKCNLTVILDDPDRIYYAGDTVAGRVRVDVDAEVRCNALQIRSGWRTEGRGNVSRGETESVVAFSGTWEAGQTLEYPFELAVAGWPPTYHGHYLTVNHAVDAQAKISWAFDPKASCQYRVAASGAPESAEVKPTAHKVGGWIAGLVAVVFFAFLAFVFVVLIANPVILAIVLVFAMVAGTFYFVRHVMPRMVLGEVDCVLDSPVATPGSPIAGNLHLSPKKAVLLDAVTAELTGQEVCVSGSGSNKKTHKHTLRTHSETLRQSIKVLPGVRTSIPFEFQLPSTDAYTLKLGDNQIRWALSIRIVIPRWPDWRHSEAIHVVPPQRSDAADGAVDPGASVSTPRVAGDSPEDEITFDETASHFYAARRDRERLDLLLEAVSGMTFPMEVIVERRLLYSGDDGQLGYPDGHAVWARFVDPPLPMTLYVPGELADEFEQVGNRRWQGRAKVVGWDFDHRRLAVRLERPS, encoded by the coding sequence ATGGCGAAATGCAATTTGACGGTGATTTTGGATGATCCCGATCGAATCTATTACGCCGGCGACACGGTTGCGGGGCGTGTGCGCGTGGACGTCGATGCGGAGGTGCGTTGCAACGCATTGCAGATTCGGTCGGGGTGGCGGACCGAAGGCCGAGGCAACGTATCGCGAGGTGAAACGGAATCTGTTGTTGCCTTCAGCGGAACTTGGGAAGCGGGACAAACACTGGAGTATCCGTTTGAACTAGCGGTGGCAGGTTGGCCGCCGACGTATCACGGTCACTACTTGACGGTGAATCATGCCGTGGATGCACAGGCAAAAATCTCTTGGGCGTTCGATCCAAAGGCTTCCTGCCAGTACCGCGTCGCCGCATCGGGAGCGCCGGAGAGCGCCGAAGTCAAACCTACGGCTCACAAAGTCGGTGGTTGGATCGCCGGGTTGGTGGCGGTCGTCTTCTTTGCGTTTTTGGCATTTGTGTTTGTCGTTTTGATTGCCAACCCGGTGATTCTGGCGATTGTTTTAGTCTTCGCGATGGTCGCCGGGACGTTCTACTTCGTACGGCACGTGATGCCACGCATGGTGCTGGGTGAAGTGGATTGCGTGTTGGATTCGCCTGTGGCGACGCCGGGATCGCCGATCGCCGGAAATCTGCATTTGTCTCCCAAGAAGGCGGTTCTGCTGGATGCTGTCACAGCGGAACTGACCGGGCAAGAAGTCTGTGTCAGCGGCAGCGGCAGTAACAAGAAGACGCACAAACACACGCTGCGGACTCATTCCGAAACGCTACGGCAATCCATCAAAGTCTTACCGGGCGTGCGGACATCGATTCCGTTTGAATTCCAGTTGCCGTCGACCGATGCGTACACACTGAAACTGGGTGACAATCAAATTCGGTGGGCGCTTTCGATACGGATCGTCATTCCACGCTGGCCCGATTGGCGACATAGCGAGGCAATCCACGTGGTCCCACCGCAACGGTCCGATGCCGCGGACGGTGCCGTCGATCCGGGGGCGTCGGTGTCGACGCCGCGCGTGGCAGGCGATTCGCCTGAGGATGAAATCACTTTCGATGAAACAGCGTCCCATTTTTACGCCGCGCGCCGCGATCGAGAGCGTCTTGATTTGTTGCTGGAAGCTGTTTCCGGGATGACGTTTCCCATGGAAGTCATCGTGGAACGACGTTTGTTGTACAGCGGTGACGATGGGCAACTGGGTTACCCCGACGGCCATGCGGTGTGGGCCAGGTTCGTCGATCCGCCGTTGCCCATGACGTTGTATGTGCCCGGTGAACTGGCCGATGAATTCGAACAGGTGGGGAATCGGCGATGGCAGGGGCGGGCCAAGGTGGTCGGCTGGGATTTCGATCACCGCCGCTTGGCAGTGCGGCTGGAACGGCCGAGCTAG
- a CDS encoding sulfide/dihydroorotate dehydrogenase-like FAD/NAD-binding protein, with the protein MFPIVEARFLAPDVKLFRIQAPRIARKRRAGQFVIIRIDEHGERIPLTIADSDQDGNITIIVQGVGKTTRWLNTLESGDAIRDVVGPLGEPSEVESFGTVVVIGGGVGTAIAYPTAVAMKQAGNRVISIIGARDHERLILQDAMQQTSDQLHVMTDDGSAGTQGFVTDALDQMIQSGVVVDRVLAIGPVPMMRAVSAVTKPHQIPTIVSLNPIMVDGTGMCGGCRVLVGGRARFACVDGPEFDAHEVDFDVLMKRNNLYRDQEAEALREFDEHPPESVTRSCQLQHHHPEVGPRSGDDSRSDVPVTSPENS; encoded by the coding sequence ATGTTTCCAATTGTTGAAGCTCGTTTCTTGGCGCCCGACGTCAAGTTGTTTCGCATCCAAGCACCGCGTATCGCGCGCAAGCGACGCGCCGGTCAGTTTGTGATCATTCGCATCGACGAGCACGGCGAACGCATTCCACTGACGATTGCCGACAGCGATCAGGACGGGAACATCACGATCATCGTCCAGGGGGTCGGGAAAACGACTCGGTGGTTGAACACGCTTGAATCGGGGGATGCGATCCGCGACGTCGTTGGGCCGCTGGGTGAACCATCGGAAGTGGAATCCTTCGGCACGGTCGTGGTGATCGGCGGCGGTGTCGGAACCGCAATCGCCTACCCGACCGCGGTCGCCATGAAGCAGGCGGGCAATCGGGTGATCAGCATCATCGGGGCCAGGGATCACGAACGCTTAATCCTGCAAGACGCGATGCAACAAACCAGTGACCAATTGCACGTGATGACCGACGACGGATCGGCGGGCACCCAGGGATTCGTTACCGATGCGTTGGACCAAATGATACAGTCGGGCGTCGTCGTGGATCGTGTGTTGGCGATCGGGCCGGTTCCCATGATGCGTGCCGTATCGGCCGTTACGAAACCGCACCAGATTCCCACCATTGTCAGTTTGAATCCGATCATGGTCGACGGAACCGGGATGTGTGGTGGTTGTCGCGTTCTGGTCGGCGGACGCGCAAGGTTTGCCTGCGTCGATGGCCCCGAGTTTGATGCGCACGAAGTCGATTTTGATGTTCTGATGAAACGCAACAATTTGTATCGCGACCAGGAAGCCGAAGCGTTGCGTGAATTCGATGAACATCCACCCGAATCCGTCACGCGATCCTGCCAGTTGCAACATCACCATCCGGAAGTCGGGCCCCGCTCAGGCGATGACAGCCGAAGCGACGTGCCGGTGACATCACCGGAAAACTCTTGA
- a CDS encoding PH domain-containing protein, with the protein MILHADSLHRFRFGVHRMPESSLPHRHPEVFPSAIDRWLILVVTAGPFIATAAGIHTWLHGNPNDAAMLFLAGAGALLLTLLFMLPCRYTLSDDTLAIRCGLIVFHVPVNEITDLRPTSTLLSGPALSLRRVEIKTRNRRYIVSPRDRERFISTLRAAAKLPDASF; encoded by the coding sequence ATGATCCTTCACGCCGACAGCCTTCACCGTTTTCGTTTTGGTGTCCACCGTATGCCGGAATCCAGTCTTCCCCACCGACACCCCGAAGTGTTCCCCTCGGCAATCGACCGATGGCTCATTCTAGTCGTCACAGCCGGTCCCTTCATCGCGACGGCCGCAGGCATTCACACTTGGCTGCATGGGAATCCGAACGATGCGGCGATGTTATTTCTGGCCGGCGCCGGAGCGTTGCTCCTGACACTGCTGTTCATGTTGCCGTGTCGCTACACATTGTCCGATGACACGCTGGCGATACGTTGCGGATTGATCGTCTTCCACGTCCCGGTCAATGAGATCACTGACCTGCGTCCGACCAGCACGCTACTCAGTGGTCCGGCGCTGTCACTGCGTCGTGTGGAGATCAAAACCCGAAACCGCCGCTACATCGTATCGCCTCGCGATCGCGAGCGATTCATTTCAACACTGCGTGCAGCGGCCAAGTTGCCGGATGCCTCCTTCTAG